In Sphingopyxis sp. CCNWLW2, a single window of DNA contains:
- a CDS encoding amidohydrolase family protein, translating to MIRALLLSAAAIIAVPATAQDVAIVNAKLVIGDGSAPIDGGTVVVRGGKVVAAGAGVAVPAGVERVDAQGKYVTPGIVAAFSRVGLTEVDAVTGTNDRSAPRTRFSAGLDIAPALNPMGSPVAVNRASGVTRAIVAPGSSSNLFAGQGAVVDLADDMDMVTKPRALQYVAFGEDGSAKAGGSRAATFLLFREQLLAARSYARNPATLAEWGNDAMIQRADADALVRVIDGTTPLFVRVDRAADIVNVIKLKGEFPALKLVLVGVTEGWLVARDIAAAKVPVLVSPLTDLPSTFEQLGATQSNAGRLKAAGVDVSVGVFDDDDAHKMGYATQYAGNLVGLARVPGASGMTWDQAFASISSVPARAVGMEGSIGSLRPGRAGDVVIWDNDPLELGSRPTAVWIDGKAQSLTTRQDRLRDRYTTPQEGALPKAYDR from the coding sequence ATGATCCGCGCGCTTCTTCTCTCCGCCGCGGCAATCATCGCGGTTCCCGCAACCGCGCAGGATGTCGCGATCGTCAACGCAAAGCTCGTCATCGGCGACGGCAGCGCGCCGATCGACGGCGGCACCGTCGTCGTGCGCGGCGGCAAGGTCGTCGCGGCGGGGGCGGGCGTTGCCGTGCCCGCGGGCGTCGAGCGCGTGGACGCGCAGGGCAAATATGTCACGCCGGGCATCGTCGCGGCGTTCAGCCGCGTCGGGCTGACCGAAGTCGATGCCGTAACCGGCACCAACGATCGGTCGGCACCGCGCACGCGCTTTTCGGCGGGGCTCGATATCGCGCCCGCGCTGAATCCGATGGGATCGCCCGTCGCGGTCAACCGCGCGTCGGGCGTGACGCGCGCGATCGTCGCGCCGGGCAGCAGCAGCAATTTGTTCGCCGGCCAAGGCGCGGTCGTCGACCTCGCCGACGATATGGACATGGTGACCAAGCCCCGCGCGCTGCAATATGTCGCGTTCGGCGAGGATGGTTCGGCAAAGGCGGGGGGCAGCCGCGCGGCGACCTTCCTGCTCTTCCGCGAGCAATTGCTGGCGGCACGCAGCTATGCGCGCAACCCCGCGACGCTTGCCGAATGGGGCAATGACGCGATGATCCAGCGCGCCGATGCCGATGCGCTCGTCCGCGTGATCGACGGCACGACGCCGCTCTTCGTTCGCGTCGACCGCGCCGCGGACATCGTGAATGTCATCAAGCTGAAGGGCGAGTTTCCCGCGCTGAAGCTGGTGCTCGTCGGGGTGACCGAGGGCTGGCTCGTCGCGCGCGACATCGCGGCGGCAAAGGTGCCGGTGCTCGTGTCGCCGCTCACCGACCTGCCGTCGACCTTCGAACAACTTGGCGCGACGCAATCGAACGCTGGGCGGCTCAAGGCCGCGGGCGTCGACGTGTCGGTCGGCGTGTTCGACGACGATGACGCGCACAAGATGGGCTATGCGACGCAATATGCCGGCAACCTCGTCGGCCTCGCGCGCGTGCCCGGTGCCAGCGGCATGACGTGGGATCAGGCGTTCGCGTCGATCAGCAGCGTCCCGGCACGCGCCGTCGGCATGGAGGGCAGCATCGGTTCGCTGCGTCCGGGCCGCGCCGGCGATGTCGTGATCTGGGACAATGACCCGCTCGAACTCGGCAGCCGCCCGACGGCGGTGTGGATCGATGGCAAGGCACAATCGCTGACGACACGGCAGGACCGTTTGCGCGACCGCTATACGACGCCGCAGGAAGGGGCATTGCCCAAAGCATACGACCGATAG